A single genomic interval of Pan paniscus chromosome 18, NHGRI_mPanPan1-v2.0_pri, whole genome shotgun sequence harbors:
- the LOC117976336 gene encoding nuclear pore complex-interacting protein family member A7-like isoform X1 yields MVESDTPSQEKSHFNDYLRRFIVTLRNPGSSGRKEPPEAGTGSWLGRTRNQVINTLADHRHRGTDFGGSPWLGIIIEFLRSYKVVITLWTVYLWVSFLKTIFQSENGHDGSTDVQQRARRSNRRRQEGNKIGRKDVITLRRHVKTKVRAKIHKMKVTTKVNHHDKINGKRKTAKKQKMFQRAQALRRRAEDYHKCKIPPSARKPLCNWVRMAAAEHRHSSGLPHWPYLTAETLKNRMGHQPPPPTQQRSIMDNSLSLKTPPECPLHPLPPSADDNLKTPPECLLTPLPPSAPPSAPPSAPPSADDNLKTPPECLTTPLPPSPPPSAPPSAPPSAPPSADDNLKTPAKCVLYPLPPSADDNLKTPPECLTTPLPPSPPPSAPPSPPPSPPPSAPPSAPPSPPPSAPPSPPPSAPPSPPPSAPPSAPPSPPPSAPPSPPPSPPPSAPPSAPPSPPPSAPPSPPPSADDNLKTPPLATQEAEAEKPPKPKRPRAADVETSSPEPKRRRVGDVEPSSRKPKRQRADDVDPSSRKPKRRRADDVDPSSSKPKRRRADDVEPSSRKPKRRRLS; encoded by the exons gttatcaatactctggctgaccatcgtcatcgtgggactgactttggtggaagtcCTTGGTTAGGTATCATTATTGAATTTCTGAGAAGTTATAAAGTTGTCATTACCCTCTGGACAGTTTACCTTTGg gtGTCTTTCCTGAAGACTATCTTCCAGTCTGAAAATGGACATGATGGATCCACAGATGTACAGCAGAGAGCCAGGAGGTCCAACCGCCGTAGACAGGAAG gaaataaaattggCCGGAAAGACGTCATTACTCTACGGAGACATGTGAAAACCAAAGTTCGAGCTAAGATCCATAAGATGAAGGTGACAACAAAAGTCAACCATCAtgacaaaatcaatggaaagaggaagaccgccaaaaaaca GAAAATGTTTCAACGTGCGCAAGCGTTGCGGCGGCGGGCAGAGGACTACCACAAATGCAAA ATCCCCCCTTCTGCAAGAAAGCCTCTTTGCAACTGG GTCAGAATGGCGGCAGCGGAGCATCGTCATTCTTCAGGATTGCCCCACTGGCCCTACCTCacagctgaaactttaaaaaacaggatggGCCACCAGCCACCTCCTCCAACTCAACAACGTTCTATAATGGataactccctgagcctcaagacACCTCCCGAGTGTCCGCTCCATCCCCTTCCACCCTCAGCGGATGATAATCTCAAGACGCCTCCCGAGTGTCTCCtcactcctcttccaccctcagctccaccctcagctccaccctcagctccaccctcagcggATGATAATCTCAAGACACCTCCCGAGTGTCTGACcactccccttccaccctcacctccaccctcagctccaccctcagctccaccctcagctccaccctcagcggATGATAATCTCAAGACACCTGCCAAGTGTGTGCTGTATCCCCTTCCACCCTCAGCGGATGATAATCTCAAGACACCTCCCGAGTGTCTGACCACTCCacttccaccctcacctccaccctcagctccaccctcacctccaccctcacctccaccctcagctccaccctcagctccaccctcacctccaccctcagctccaccctcacctccaccctcagctccaccctcacctccaccctcagctccaccctcagctccaccctcacctccaccctcagctccaccctcacctccaccctcacctccaccctcagctccaccctcagctccaccctcacctccaccctcagctccaccctcacctccaccctcagcggatgataatctcaagacacctcccttagctactcaggaggctgaggcagaaaaaccacccaaacccaagaggccgAGGGCCGCTGATGTGGAAACATCATCACcggaacccaagaggcggagggtcGGTGACGTGGAACCATCATCAcgcaaacccaagaggcagagggccgATGACGTGGACCCATCATCAcgcaaacccaagaggcggagggccgatgACGTGGACCCATCATCatccaaacccaagaggcggagggctgATGACGTGGAACCATCATCAcgcaaacccaagaggcggaggttgagttAG
- the LOC117976336 gene encoding nuclear pore complex-interacting protein family member A5-like isoform X3 encodes MFCCLGYEWLSGGCKTWHSAWVINTLADHRHRGTDFGGSPWLGIIIEFLRSYKVVITLWTVYLWVSFLKTIFQSENGHDGSTDVQQRARRSNRRRQEGNKIGRKDVITLRRHVKTKVRAKIHKMKVTTKVNHHDKINGKRKTAKKQKMFQRAQALRRRAEDYHKCKIPPSARKPLCNWVRMAAAEHRHSSGLPHWPYLTAETLKNRMGHQPPPPTQQRSIMDNSLSLKTPPECPLHPLPPSADDNLKTPPECLLTPLPPSAPPSAPPSAPPSADDNLKTPPECLTTPLPPSPPPSAPPSAPPSAPPSADDNLKTPAKCVLYPLPPSADDNLKTPPECLTTPLPPSPPPSAPPSPPPSPPPSAPPSAPPSPPPSAPPSPPPSAPPSPPPSAPPSAPPSPPPSAPPSPPPSPPPSAPPSAPPSPPPSAPPSPPPSADDNLKTPPLATQEAEAEKPPKPKRPRAADVETSSPEPKRRRVGDVEPSSRKPKRQRADDVDPSSRKPKRRRADDVDPSSSKPKRRRADDVEPSSRKPKRRRLS; translated from the exons gttatcaatactctggctgaccatcgtcatcgtgggactgactttggtggaagtcCTTGGTTAGGTATCATTATTGAATTTCTGAGAAGTTATAAAGTTGTCATTACCCTCTGGACAGTTTACCTTTGg gtGTCTTTCCTGAAGACTATCTTCCAGTCTGAAAATGGACATGATGGATCCACAGATGTACAGCAGAGAGCCAGGAGGTCCAACCGCCGTAGACAGGAAG gaaataaaattggCCGGAAAGACGTCATTACTCTACGGAGACATGTGAAAACCAAAGTTCGAGCTAAGATCCATAAGATGAAGGTGACAACAAAAGTCAACCATCAtgacaaaatcaatggaaagaggaagaccgccaaaaaaca GAAAATGTTTCAACGTGCGCAAGCGTTGCGGCGGCGGGCAGAGGACTACCACAAATGCAAA ATCCCCCCTTCTGCAAGAAAGCCTCTTTGCAACTGG GTCAGAATGGCGGCAGCGGAGCATCGTCATTCTTCAGGATTGCCCCACTGGCCCTACCTCacagctgaaactttaaaaaacaggatggGCCACCAGCCACCTCCTCCAACTCAACAACGTTCTATAATGGataactccctgagcctcaagacACCTCCCGAGTGTCCGCTCCATCCCCTTCCACCCTCAGCGGATGATAATCTCAAGACGCCTCCCGAGTGTCTCCtcactcctcttccaccctcagctccaccctcagctccaccctcagctccaccctcagcggATGATAATCTCAAGACACCTCCCGAGTGTCTGACcactccccttccaccctcacctccaccctcagctccaccctcagctccaccctcagctccaccctcagcggATGATAATCTCAAGACACCTGCCAAGTGTGTGCTGTATCCCCTTCCACCCTCAGCGGATGATAATCTCAAGACACCTCCCGAGTGTCTGACCACTCCacttccaccctcacctccaccctcagctccaccctcacctccaccctcacctccaccctcagctccaccctcagctccaccctcacctccaccctcagctccaccctcacctccaccctcagctccaccctcacctccaccctcagctccaccctcagctccaccctcacctccaccctcagctccaccctcacctccaccctcacctccaccctcagctccaccctcagctccaccctcacctccaccctcagctccaccctcacctccaccctcagcggatgataatctcaagacacctcccttagctactcaggaggctgaggcagaaaaaccacccaaacccaagaggccgAGGGCCGCTGATGTGGAAACATCATCACcggaacccaagaggcggagggtcGGTGACGTGGAACCATCATCAcgcaaacccaagaggcagagggccgATGACGTGGACCCATCATCAcgcaaacccaagaggcggagggccgatgACGTGGACCCATCATCatccaaacccaagaggcggagggctgATGACGTGGAACCATCATCAcgcaaacccaagaggcggaggttgagttAG
- the LOC117976336 gene encoding nuclear pore complex-interacting protein family member A7-like isoform X2, whose amino-acid sequence MRVRWMLFWLLFGLLLEFISHQCISVINTLADHRHRGTDFGGSPWLGIIIEFLRSYKVVITLWTVYLWVSFLKTIFQSENGHDGSTDVQQRARRSNRRRQEGNKIGRKDVITLRRHVKTKVRAKIHKMKVTTKVNHHDKINGKRKTAKKQKMFQRAQALRRRAEDYHKCKIPPSARKPLCNWVRMAAAEHRHSSGLPHWPYLTAETLKNRMGHQPPPPTQQRSIMDNSLSLKTPPECPLHPLPPSADDNLKTPPECLLTPLPPSAPPSAPPSAPPSADDNLKTPPECLTTPLPPSPPPSAPPSAPPSAPPSADDNLKTPAKCVLYPLPPSADDNLKTPPECLTTPLPPSPPPSAPPSPPPSPPPSAPPSAPPSPPPSAPPSPPPSAPPSPPPSAPPSAPPSPPPSAPPSPPPSPPPSAPPSAPPSPPPSAPPSPPPSADDNLKTPPLATQEAEAEKPPKPKRPRAADVETSSPEPKRRRVGDVEPSSRKPKRQRADDVDPSSRKPKRRRADDVDPSSSKPKRRRADDVEPSSRKPKRRRLS is encoded by the exons gttatcaatactctggctgaccatcgtcatcgtgggactgactttggtggaagtcCTTGGTTAGGTATCATTATTGAATTTCTGAGAAGTTATAAAGTTGTCATTACCCTCTGGACAGTTTACCTTTGg gtGTCTTTCCTGAAGACTATCTTCCAGTCTGAAAATGGACATGATGGATCCACAGATGTACAGCAGAGAGCCAGGAGGTCCAACCGCCGTAGACAGGAAG gaaataaaattggCCGGAAAGACGTCATTACTCTACGGAGACATGTGAAAACCAAAGTTCGAGCTAAGATCCATAAGATGAAGGTGACAACAAAAGTCAACCATCAtgacaaaatcaatggaaagaggaagaccgccaaaaaaca GAAAATGTTTCAACGTGCGCAAGCGTTGCGGCGGCGGGCAGAGGACTACCACAAATGCAAA ATCCCCCCTTCTGCAAGAAAGCCTCTTTGCAACTGG GTCAGAATGGCGGCAGCGGAGCATCGTCATTCTTCAGGATTGCCCCACTGGCCCTACCTCacagctgaaactttaaaaaacaggatggGCCACCAGCCACCTCCTCCAACTCAACAACGTTCTATAATGGataactccctgagcctcaagacACCTCCCGAGTGTCCGCTCCATCCCCTTCCACCCTCAGCGGATGATAATCTCAAGACGCCTCCCGAGTGTCTCCtcactcctcttccaccctcagctccaccctcagctccaccctcagctccaccctcagcggATGATAATCTCAAGACACCTCCCGAGTGTCTGACcactccccttccaccctcacctccaccctcagctccaccctcagctccaccctcagctccaccctcagcggATGATAATCTCAAGACACCTGCCAAGTGTGTGCTGTATCCCCTTCCACCCTCAGCGGATGATAATCTCAAGACACCTCCCGAGTGTCTGACCACTCCacttccaccctcacctccaccctcagctccaccctcacctccaccctcacctccaccctcagctccaccctcagctccaccctcacctccaccctcagctccaccctcacctccaccctcagctccaccctcacctccaccctcagctccaccctcagctccaccctcacctccaccctcagctccaccctcacctccaccctcacctccaccctcagctccaccctcagctccaccctcacctccaccctcagctccaccctcacctccaccctcagcggatgataatctcaagacacctcccttagctactcaggaggctgaggcagaaaaaccacccaaacccaagaggccgAGGGCCGCTGATGTGGAAACATCATCACcggaacccaagaggcggagggtcGGTGACGTGGAACCATCATCAcgcaaacccaagaggcagagggccgATGACGTGGACCCATCATCAcgcaaacccaagaggcggagggccgatgACGTGGACCCATCATCatccaaacccaagaggcggagggctgATGACGTGGAACCATCATCAcgcaaacccaagaggcggaggttgagttAG
- the LOC117976336 gene encoding nuclear pore complex-interacting protein family member B13-like isoform X4, translated as MVESDTPSQEKSHFNDYLRRFIVTLRNPGSSGRKEPPEAGTGSWLGRTRNQVSFLKTIFQSENGHDGSTDVQQRARRSNRRRQEGNKIGRKDVITLRRHVKTKVRAKIHKMKVTTKVNHHDKINGKRKTAKKQKMFQRAQALRRRAEDYHKCKIPPSARKPLCNWVRMAAAEHRHSSGLPHWPYLTAETLKNRMGHQPPPPTQQRSIMDNSLSLKTPPECPLHPLPPSADDNLKTPPECLLTPLPPSAPPSAPPSAPPSADDNLKTPPECLTTPLPPSPPPSAPPSAPPSAPPSADDNLKTPAKCVLYPLPPSADDNLKTPPECLTTPLPPSPPPSAPPSPPPSPPPSAPPSAPPSPPPSAPPSPPPSAPPSPPPSAPPSAPPSPPPSAPPSPPPSPPPSAPPSAPPSPPPSAPPSPPPSADDNLKTPPLATQEAEAEKPPKPKRPRAADVETSSPEPKRRRVGDVEPSSRKPKRQRADDVDPSSRKPKRRRADDVDPSSSKPKRRRADDVEPSSRKPKRRRLS; from the exons gtGTCTTTCCTGAAGACTATCTTCCAGTCTGAAAATGGACATGATGGATCCACAGATGTACAGCAGAGAGCCAGGAGGTCCAACCGCCGTAGACAGGAAG gaaataaaattggCCGGAAAGACGTCATTACTCTACGGAGACATGTGAAAACCAAAGTTCGAGCTAAGATCCATAAGATGAAGGTGACAACAAAAGTCAACCATCAtgacaaaatcaatggaaagaggaagaccgccaaaaaaca GAAAATGTTTCAACGTGCGCAAGCGTTGCGGCGGCGGGCAGAGGACTACCACAAATGCAAA ATCCCCCCTTCTGCAAGAAAGCCTCTTTGCAACTGG GTCAGAATGGCGGCAGCGGAGCATCGTCATTCTTCAGGATTGCCCCACTGGCCCTACCTCacagctgaaactttaaaaaacaggatggGCCACCAGCCACCTCCTCCAACTCAACAACGTTCTATAATGGataactccctgagcctcaagacACCTCCCGAGTGTCCGCTCCATCCCCTTCCACCCTCAGCGGATGATAATCTCAAGACGCCTCCCGAGTGTCTCCtcactcctcttccaccctcagctccaccctcagctccaccctcagctccaccctcagcggATGATAATCTCAAGACACCTCCCGAGTGTCTGACcactccccttccaccctcacctccaccctcagctccaccctcagctccaccctcagctccaccctcagcggATGATAATCTCAAGACACCTGCCAAGTGTGTGCTGTATCCCCTTCCACCCTCAGCGGATGATAATCTCAAGACACCTCCCGAGTGTCTGACCACTCCacttccaccctcacctccaccctcagctccaccctcacctccaccctcacctccaccctcagctccaccctcagctccaccctcacctccaccctcagctccaccctcacctccaccctcagctccaccctcacctccaccctcagctccaccctcagctccaccctcacctccaccctcagctccaccctcacctccaccctcacctccaccctcagctccaccctcagctccaccctcacctccaccctcagctccaccctcacctccaccctcagcggatgataatctcaagacacctcccttagctactcaggaggctgaggcagaaaaaccacccaaacccaagaggccgAGGGCCGCTGATGTGGAAACATCATCACcggaacccaagaggcggagggtcGGTGACGTGGAACCATCATCAcgcaaacccaagaggcagagggccgATGACGTGGACCCATCATCAcgcaaacccaagaggcggagggccgatgACGTGGACCCATCATCatccaaacccaagaggcggagggctgATGACGTGGAACCATCATCAcgcaaacccaagaggcggaggttgagttAG
- the PRSS22 gene encoding brain-specific serine protease 4 codes for MDGALWTWREVPASTSNFQSLLYGAQEDLSGLVAPASPSTQPLCRSRVVSSYRGSLGLGHCPGRPHLCFVVVPVPSRLQEVMCFLSTGPASYSSHVSWCPAGPDIQQTEEVGSIESTTRAKPVLLRAVESLKQPWWSAKPLTHATLTLQGATFGKWVNGIPEPGLRQVSGLSHRGLGPCRGHILGSQLEPPQSPVAAGFLPAAPPSAQDPQPGWPREPPGDWSDGIPPPRIKPGATCRESTHPDPHRPGSLEPAACSPAPPAMVVSGAPPAPGGGCLGTFISLLLLASTENAASTQRASVSSYRRRRHRLLPLASVFSQLLVLRCLPLGKHRFVLFLTQEVRGGHQRQQRPDPRGSAILNAARIPVPPACGKPQHLNRVVGGEDSTDSEWPWIVSIQKNGTHHCAGSLLTSRWVITAAHCFKDNLNKPSLFSVLLGAWQLGNPGSRSQKVGVAWVQPHPVYSWKEGARADIALVRLERSIQFSERVLPICLPDASIHLPPNTHCWISGWGSIQDGVPLPHPQTLQKLKVPIIDSEVCSHLYWRGAGQGPITEDMLCAGYLEGERDACLGDSGGPLMCQVDGAWLLAGIISWGEGCAERNRPGVYISLSAHRSWVEKIVQGVQLRGRAQGGGALRAPSQGSGAAARS; via the exons ATGGACGGGGCCCTGTGGACATGGAGGGAAGTGCCTGCGTCCACCAGCAACTTCCAG agtcttctctacgGGGCCCAGGAGGACCTCAGTGGTCTGGTGGCCCCGGCCAGCCCAAGCACCCAGCCCCTGTGCCGGAGCCGCGTGGTCAGTTCCTACAGGGGCTCCCTTGGCCTGGGACACTGTCCTGGCCGCCCACATCTCTGCTTTGTGGTAGTTCCAGTCCCGTCACGTTTGCAG GAGGTCATGTGCTTCCTGAGCACAGGACCTGCGTCTTATTCATCACATGTGTCCTGGTGCCCAGCAGGGCCTGACATACAGCAG ACTGAGGAGGTGGGCAGCATAGAGTCCACCACCAGGGCAAAACCCGTCCTGCTCAGAGCCGTGGAGTCCCTGAAGCAGCCGTGGTGGTCTGCTAAGCCCCTGACCCACGCCACCCTGACTCTGCAGGGAGCAA CTTTCGGGAAGTGGGTTAACGGGATTCCCGAGCCCGGGTTGCGCCAGGTCTCTGGGCTGAGTCACAGGGGCCTGGGGCCCTGCAG AGGCCACATCCTGGGGTCTCAGCTAGAGCCCCCCCAGAGCCCTGTAGCGGCTGGCTTCCTCCCCGCAGCCCCGCCCTCTGCCCAGGACCCACAGCCGGGGTGGCCGCGGGAGCCACCTGGGGACTGGTCTGACGGCATTCCGCCTCCCAGGATAAAACCTGGGGCGACCTGCAGGGAATCTACACACCCTGACCCGCATCGCCCTGGGTCTCTCGAGCCTGCTGCCTGCTCCCCCGCCCCACCAGCCATGGTGGTTTCTGGAGCGCCCCCAGCCCCGGGTGGGGGCTGTCTCGGCACCTTCATCTCCCTGCTGCTGCTGGCGTCGACAG aAAACGCAGCAAGTACGCAGCGCGCCTCGGTCTCCAGTTACCGTCGGCGTCGCCATCGCCTGCTCCCTCTCGCCTCCGTGTTCTCCCAACTCCTCGTCCTCCGCTGCTTGCCTCTGGGGAAGCACCGTTTTGTGTTGTTCCTGACGCAGGAGGTCAGGGGAGGGCACCAGCGGCAGCAGCGTCCAGACCCGAGGGGCTCAG CCATCCTCAATGCGGCCAGGATACCTG TTCCCCCAGCCTGTGGGAAGCCCCAGCATCTGAACCGGGTTGTGGGCGGCGAGGACAGCACTGACAGCGAGTGGCCCTGGATCGTGAGCATCCAGAAGAATGGGACCCACCACTGCGCAGGTTCTCTGCTCACCAGCCGCTGGGTGATCACTGCTGCCCACTGTTTCAAGGA cAACCTGAACAAACCATCCCTGTTCTCTGTGCTGCTGGGGGCCTGGCAGCTGGGGAACCCTGGCTCTCGGTCCCAGAAGGTGGGTGTTGCCTGGGTGCAGCCCCACCCTGTGTATTCCTGGAAGGAGGGTGCCCGTGCGGACATTGCCCTGGTGCGTCTCGAGCGCTCCATACAGTTCTCAGAGCGGGTCCTGCCCATCTGCCTACCTGATGCCTCTATCCACCTGCCTCCAAACACCCACTGCTGGATCTCAGGCTGGGGGAGCATCCAAGATGGAG TTCCCTTGCCCCACCCTCAGACCCTGCAGAAGCTGAAGGTTCCTATCATCGACTCGGAAGTCTGCAGCCATCTGTACTGGCGGGGAGCAGGACAGGGACCCATCACTGAGGACATGCTGTGTGCCGGCTACTTGGAGGGGGAGCGGGATGCTTGTCTG GGCGACTCCGGGGGCCCCCTCATGTGCCAGGTGGACGGCGCCTGGCTGCTGGCCGGCATCATCAGCTGGGGCGAGGGCTGTGCCGAGCGCAACAGGCCCGGGGTCTACATCAGCCTCTCTGCGCACCGCTCCTGGGTGGAGAAGATCGTGCAAGGGGTGCAGCTCCGCGGGCGCGCTCAGGGGGGTGGGGCCCTCAGGGCACCGAGCCAGGGCTCTGGGGCCGCCGCGCGCTCCTAG